In one Candidatus Binatia bacterium genomic region, the following are encoded:
- a CDS encoding leucine--tRNA ligase, translating to LIGPRRFLERLWDLVGQCERRTLTGEEIHRDIVVKWNATKKKVTRDLETLGYNTAIAAMMELLNAMRDSNCSERQIVKDLVIMVAPFAPHF from the coding sequence CCTGATCGGGCCGCGCCGGTTCCTGGAACGGCTCTGGGATCTGGTGGGCCAGTGCGAGCGCCGGACCCTGACGGGCGAGGAGATCCATCGCGACATCGTGGTCAAGTGGAACGCCACCAAGAAGAAGGTGACCCGCGACCTCGAGACCCTCGGCTACAACACCGCCATCGCGGCGATGATGGAGCTGCTGAACGCGATGCGCGACAGCAACTGCTCGGAGCGGCAGATCGTCAAGGACTTGGTGATCATGGTGGCGCCGTTCGCGCCGCACTTTG